Proteins encoded in a region of the candidate division WOR-3 bacterium genome:
- a CDS encoding aminomethyl-transferring glycine dehydrogenase subunit GcvPA: MRFTPHTDADRKLMLERIGVKTIDELFAGIPAGIRLDRPLNLPEPLSEPEAVCVLNKLAAENTGANQLACFAGAGAYDHYIPAIVDTIVSRPEFYTAYTPYQAEVSQGTLQAIYEFQSLVCRLYGTDVANASMYDCATALAESAHMARDITRRNRVLVAASVNPTHVEVVRTYAHGLNIPIEFVPLAGNTIDLDALSRMCTADVAALIIQHPSFFGNTEPVRSASEIVHKAGALLVVSADPISLGALEPPGTYDADIAVGDGQPLGIPLSFGGPYLGLMSAKKKYIRNMPGRIIARTVDTEGKPGFVLALQTREQHIRRERATSNICTNQALCALAASVYMATMGRTGITEVANQSMAKAHYLAAGIAAVPGFSTETSAPFFKEFVVRTPVPAARVVEAGVKRGILAGVALDRFNPEWKDRLLVAVTEKRTKAEMDQYCEFLKQEFGS, encoded by the coding sequence ATGCGGTTTACTCCTCACACCGACGCCGACCGGAAGTTGATGCTCGAGCGCATCGGCGTGAAGACGATCGACGAGCTGTTCGCCGGGATACCAGCCGGGATCAGACTGGACCGGCCGCTCAATCTGCCCGAGCCGCTGTCCGAGCCGGAGGCAGTGTGCGTGCTGAACAAGCTCGCAGCCGAGAACACCGGCGCGAACCAGCTCGCCTGCTTCGCCGGTGCTGGCGCCTACGACCACTACATCCCGGCCATCGTCGATACCATAGTCTCGCGGCCCGAGTTCTACACGGCGTATACGCCATACCAGGCCGAGGTCAGCCAGGGAACCCTGCAGGCCATCTACGAGTTCCAGTCGCTCGTGTGCCGGCTCTATGGAACCGACGTGGCCAACGCCTCGATGTACGACTGCGCAACGGCCCTGGCCGAGTCCGCGCACATGGCCCGCGACATCACCCGCCGGAACCGGGTACTGGTAGCTGCCAGCGTCAACCCGACGCACGTCGAGGTAGTCCGCACCTATGCCCACGGCCTGAACATCCCGATTGAGTTCGTCCCGCTGGCGGGCAACACGATCGACCTGGACGCGCTCAGCCGGATGTGCACCGCTGACGTGGCTGCGCTCATCATCCAGCACCCGAGCTTCTTCGGCAACACCGAGCCGGTCCGGAGCGCAAGCGAGATTGTCCACAAGGCCGGCGCCCTCCTGGTTGTCTCCGCCGACCCGATCTCGCTCGGAGCGCTGGAGCCGCCCGGGACATACGACGCCGACATTGCGGTCGGCGACGGCCAGCCCCTGGGCATTCCCCTGAGCTTCGGCGGGCCGTACCTCGGCCTGATGAGCGCGAAGAAGAAGTACATCCGCAACATGCCCGGCCGGATTATCGCGCGCACCGTGGACACCGAAGGCAAGCCCGGATTCGTGCTCGCGTTGCAGACCCGGGAGCAGCACATACGGCGCGAGCGGGCCACATCGAACATCTGCACGAACCAGGCCCTGTGCGCGCTCGCCGCGAGCGTCTACATGGCGACCATGGGCCGGACCGGAATCACCGAGGTAGCAAACCAGAGCATGGCCAAGGCCCATTACCTTGCCGCCGGCATCGCCGCAGTGCCCGGTTTCTCGACCGAGACCTCTGCCCCATTCTTCAAGGAGTTCGTGGTCAGAACCCCGGTGCCGGCCGCCCGAGTGGTCGAAGCGGGGGTCAAACGGGGCATCTTGGCCGGCGTGGCGCTCGACCGGTTCAATCCCGAGTGGAAGGACCGACTGCTCGTGGCCGTCACCGAGAAGCGGACCAAGGCCGAGATGGACCAGTACTGCGAGTTCCTCAAGCAGGAGTTCGGGAGCTAG
- a CDS encoding glycine dehydrogenase subunit 2 — protein sequence MPEKTLFELSSPGRQAWSLPKLDVPPADAGEIARKSNELPELSEVDVARHYTRLSIMNHHVDKGFYPLGSCTMKYNPKVNELTSRLPGFGSVHPLEPETLTQGSLRLMYELGEMLKEVTGFDAVTLEPAAGAHGELTGIMMVRKYFEKRGEQRDVVLVPDSAHGTNPASVTLSGFKSVQIKSNAKGEIDPSELERACSTCVACLMVTNPNTLGIFEPEARRICDIMHNQGSLVYLDGANLNSYVGVHRPADAGFDVMHINLHKTFSTPHGGGGPGAGPVAVRKALEPFLPKPVVRKGSRVQGSRGPASEPEPPSPAAPEPLFYLDSDRPDSIGRVMGFHGQFAVLVRAYTYIRLLGAAGLRDAAESAVLNANYVRAGLEGVYDLPYRDRILHEVVFSGTNLREHGIKTLDVAKRLLDYGMHAPTIYFPMIVPEALMIEPTETESRESLDGFIAAMRQIAEEARTNPDVLLQAPVTTPVRRLDEARASRELDVNWGAQS from the coding sequence ATGCCTGAGAAGACCTTGTTCGAACTCTCCAGTCCCGGACGGCAGGCATGGTCCCTGCCCAAGCTGGATGTCCCGCCGGCCGATGCCGGCGAGATAGCGCGCAAGAGCAACGAGCTGCCGGAACTGAGTGAAGTGGACGTCGCTCGCCACTACACGCGGCTCTCGATCATGAATCACCACGTCGACAAGGGGTTCTACCCACTCGGTTCGTGCACGATGAAGTACAACCCCAAGGTCAACGAACTGACCTCGCGACTTCCCGGTTTCGGCAGCGTTCACCCGCTTGAGCCCGAGACGCTCACGCAGGGCTCATTGCGACTGATGTACGAACTGGGCGAGATGCTCAAGGAGGTTACCGGCTTCGACGCGGTAACGCTTGAACCGGCCGCGGGCGCGCACGGCGAACTGACCGGCATAATGATGGTGCGCAAGTACTTCGAGAAGCGGGGCGAACAGCGGGACGTGGTGCTGGTGCCGGACTCGGCCCATGGCACCAACCCGGCTTCCGTTACCTTATCCGGTTTCAAGTCGGTCCAGATCAAGTCCAACGCCAAGGGCGAGATCGACCCGAGCGAGCTGGAGCGCGCCTGCTCGACCTGCGTAGCCTGCCTGATGGTCACCAACCCGAATACGCTCGGCATCTTCGAGCCCGAGGCCAGGCGGATCTGCGACATCATGCACAATCAGGGATCGCTCGTCTACCTGGACGGCGCCAACCTCAACTCCTACGTCGGTGTGCACCGCCCGGCCGACGCCGGGTTTGATGTGATGCACATCAACCTGCATAAGACCTTCTCGACCCCGCACGGCGGCGGCGGCCCGGGCGCCGGCCCGGTAGCGGTCAGGAAGGCGTTGGAACCCTTCCTGCCGAAGCCGGTGGTAAGAAAGGGTTCAAGGGTCCAGGGGTCCAGGGGTCCAGCTTCAGAACCGGAACCCCCGAGCCCTGCAGCCCCAGAACCCCTTTTCTACCTCGACTCCGACCGGCCTGATTCCATTGGCCGTGTCATGGGTTTTCATGGGCAGTTCGCGGTGCTGGTTCGTGCATACACCTACATCCGTCTGCTCGGTGCTGCGGGCTTGAGGGACGCGGCCGAGAGCGCGGTGCTGAATGCGAACTACGTCCGGGCCGGGCTTGAAGGTGTCTATGACCTGCCCTACAGGGACCGGATCCTGCACGAGGTTGTGTTCTCCGGCACGAACCTGCGCGAGCACGGTATCAAGACGCTCGATGTCGCCAAGCGCCTGCTCGACTACGGCATGCATGCCCCGACCATCTACTTCCCGATGATTGTGCCGGAGGCGCTGATGATCGAGCCGACCGAAACCGAGTCCAGGGAGTCGCTCGATGGGTTCATAGCCGCGATGAGGCAGATTGCCGAGGAAGCCAGGACCAACCCCGACGTCCTGCTACAGGCGCCGGTCACGACGCCGGTACGTCGGCTGGACGAGGCGCGCGCGTCGCGCGAGCTGGATGTCAACTGGGGAGCGCAGTCCTGA
- a CDS encoding V-type ATP synthase subunit K: MVDPIGLAIALLGCVVAALPAGIGSAIGIGYVAKVSSGVLAEDPKKFGSLFILVALPGTQGFYGFLGAFLAMMKMGVLGNLVPITVWQGVQMFAACVPVGVAGLATAIWQGKVCAAGAELVAKRATEGTKGVIFGALVETYAVLGLLATIFLQMGVRIGS, from the coding sequence GTGGTTGACCCGATTGGTTTGGCCATTGCTTTGCTCGGTTGTGTTGTGGCGGCCCTGCCGGCTGGAATCGGCTCGGCCATCGGCATCGGTTACGTCGCGAAAGTGTCCTCGGGTGTACTCGCCGAGGATCCCAAGAAGTTCGGCAGCCTCTTCATCCTCGTCGCCCTGCCCGGCACCCAGGGATTCTACGGATTCCTCGGCGCGTTCCTGGCCATGATGAAGATGGGCGTGCTCGGAAACCTGGTTCCGATCACGGTGTGGCAGGGAGTGCAGATGTTCGCCGCCTGCGTACCGGTCGGAGTAGCCGGACTCGCGACGGCGATCTGGCAGGGCAAGGTCTGCGCTGCCGGCGCCGAACTGGTTGCCAAGCGTGCGACGGAAGGCACCAAGGGCGTAATCTTCGGCGCCTTGGTCGAGACGTACGCGGTGCTCGGCCTGCTTGCGACCATCTTCCTGCAGATGGGCGTCAGGATCGGTTCCTAG
- the yidD gene encoding membrane protein insertion efficiency factor YidD: MRRAVLLILSLIGACVAGYDALSVFSEWMIGGYKAVLSPLQGSNVCNFHPTCSQFARGAIRSRGFLPGVLIGADRLMRCNTLAWSYYDTHYRGDVVGGRMPDPVENHIAWRPPPGEPGLVLVAQSEGTKTKPDASSAPRHPPAPSLGFADHLYSSGDYYQAAGEYLRVRFTSDSSGIGSYAGLMAGESYLRAGDLAQARHAFADLSAPAAQGLTQYGVARADFAAADYVGTRAALGSITSPVLGRQAKALEGWTYFRQHRFAEGASTLGALGTDEPSLQLATMDGHDIRRRSRLVSTLFSVIVPGAGQLYSGRAGDGAYSFLTVAGTGLVTLWYAADLAHRDRTGVKVSIFGAITALFYAGNVYGANIAARDHNLLQERRYVQRADSLFELMSLEPDYRPLLDSVPPDIAPPVRE; encoded by the coding sequence TTGCGAAGAGCAGTACTTCTTATCCTCTCTCTGATCGGCGCGTGCGTGGCCGGGTACGATGCTCTGTCGGTGTTCAGCGAGTGGATGATCGGCGGCTACAAGGCCGTCCTTTCGCCTCTGCAGGGCTCAAACGTCTGTAACTTCCACCCTACGTGCTCGCAATTCGCGCGAGGCGCGATCCGATCACGGGGATTCCTGCCGGGTGTACTCATCGGCGCGGACCGCTTGATGCGATGCAACACCCTTGCCTGGTCTTACTATGACACACACTACCGCGGAGACGTAGTTGGCGGGAGAATGCCTGACCCGGTCGAGAACCACATTGCGTGGCGCCCGCCACCGGGCGAACCAGGTCTCGTTCTCGTTGCACAGTCAGAAGGAACCAAGACGAAACCCGACGCGTCCAGTGCTCCCCGTCACCCGCCGGCTCCCAGCCTGGGTTTCGCCGACCATCTGTACTCCTCGGGCGACTACTATCAGGCGGCAGGCGAATACCTGAGAGTGAGATTCACCTCGGATTCGTCCGGCATTGGCAGCTATGCCGGGCTGATGGCGGGCGAGTCATACTTGCGGGCTGGAGATCTGGCGCAGGCGCGCCACGCGTTCGCCGACTTGAGCGCTCCCGCTGCGCAGGGTCTCACGCAGTACGGAGTCGCTCGCGCCGACTTTGCGGCGGCTGACTACGTCGGCACGCGAGCGGCCCTCGGCTCGATCACGTCGCCTGTTCTTGGCCGACAGGCCAAGGCACTCGAGGGCTGGACCTACTTCAGACAGCACCGGTTCGCTGAAGGTGCGTCAACGCTGGGCGCACTGGGGACCGACGAACCGTCGCTGCAGCTCGCAACGATGGACGGGCATGACATCCGCCGCCGCTCGCGACTGGTGAGCACGCTGTTTTCTGTCATCGTGCCCGGCGCCGGCCAACTCTACTCGGGCCGCGCCGGCGACGGGGCATATTCATTCCTAACCGTGGCTGGCACGGGACTGGTGACGTTGTGGTATGCGGCCGATCTGGCCCACCGTGACCGCACCGGCGTCAAGGTGTCCATCTTCGGCGCTATCACCGCCCTGTTCTATGCCGGCAATGTCTACGGCGCCAACATCGCTGCCCGTGACCACAATCTGCTACAGGAACGCCGCTACGTTCAGCGTGCCGACTCCCTCTTTGAACTCATGTCGCTGGAGCCCGACTATCGCCCCCTGCTAGACTCTGTTCCACCCGACATCGCCCCACCCGTCCGCGAATGA
- the gcvT gene encoding glycine cleavage system aminomethyltransferase GcvT gives MLKLTPFHDRHVAAGGKMVDFAGYDLPVQFHGIIPEHTRVRSTVGVFDVSHMGRIEVRGKDALAFINRMTTNDAGKLAEYQAQYSVLCYPDGGIVDDLVVYRLPDCYFLVVNGANNEKDTAWLREHLSGDVRMDNITDTQAQLAIQGPKAEAVMQKICSIPLAPIGFYWAAHCEIAGVKGLVSRTGYTGEDGFEAYFPAASASRVWDAIFAAGKEFDIEPIGLGARDTLRMEMKMALYGNDIDKTTNPIEAGLSWVVALDKPEGFTGSDILKRVEEEKPTRRLVCLEMQDRSIARPHYQILAQGQPVGTVTSGTLSPSLNKGIALGYVKRQLTKAGTEVEIDIRGRRAAALIVKPPFYKNGSHRPN, from the coding sequence ATGCTCAAACTGACTCCGTTTCACGATCGTCACGTGGCAGCCGGCGGCAAGATGGTCGACTTCGCGGGGTACGACCTGCCGGTCCAGTTCCACGGGATTATCCCGGAACACACCCGCGTGCGATCCACCGTCGGCGTCTTCGACGTTTCCCACATGGGCCGGATCGAAGTCCGTGGCAAGGACGCCCTCGCCTTCATCAACCGGATGACGACGAACGACGCCGGCAAGCTGGCCGAGTATCAGGCCCAGTACTCGGTGCTCTGCTACCCGGATGGCGGCATCGTCGACGACCTCGTGGTCTACCGGCTGCCCGACTGCTATTTCCTGGTCGTGAACGGCGCAAACAACGAGAAGGATACTGCCTGGCTGCGCGAGCACCTGTCCGGCGACGTGCGGATGGATAACATCACCGACACGCAGGCCCAGCTCGCCATCCAGGGGCCAAAGGCCGAGGCGGTGATGCAGAAGATCTGCTCGATCCCGCTCGCGCCAATCGGCTTCTATTGGGCGGCCCATTGCGAGATAGCGGGAGTGAAAGGGCTCGTGTCCCGCACCGGTTATACCGGCGAAGACGGATTCGAGGCATATTTCCCGGCCGCGAGCGCGTCGAGAGTCTGGGACGCCATCTTCGCTGCGGGCAAGGAATTCGACATCGAGCCCATCGGTCTTGGCGCCCGCGACACCCTGCGCATGGAAATGAAGATGGCCTTGTACGGCAACGACATCGACAAGACCACGAACCCGATTGAGGCCGGCCTGAGCTGGGTGGTGGCTTTGGATAAACCCGAGGGCTTCACCGGCTCAGACATCCTCAAGAGGGTCGAGGAAGAGAAGCCCACGCGCCGCCTGGTCTGTCTGGAGATGCAGGATAGGTCGATTGCCCGTCCCCACTACCAGATTCTCGCGCAGGGACAACCGGTCGGTACCGTGACGAGCGGCACGCTCTCCCCTTCACTCAATAAGGGCATCGCGCTCGGCTACGTGAAGCGCCAGCTCACCAAGGCCGGCACCGAGGTAGAGATCGACATTCGCGGCCGCCGCGCCGCCGCGCTCATCGTGAAACCGCCGTTCTACAAGAACGGATCCCACAGACCCAATTAG
- a CDS encoding methylaspartate mutase, protein MADVIEKDRITRILATDCGSTTTKAILIEKRGTEFRLSTRGEAPTTVEAPFEDVTRGVLNSVMEVEELSGVKLLDGETIIKPKAGDKEGSDVYISTSSAGGGLQMMVAGVVLTMSGESAARAALGAGAIVMDVIASNDGRLPHEKIERIRTLRPDMILLSGGIDGGTVSHVIELAELIAAADPKPRFGIGYNLPVIFAGNQDARELVLKTLREKSAIEVVENIRPVLERENLRPARNKIHDLFMEHVMAHAPGYKKLMEWTDVPIMPTPGAVGLLIENIGKSQGIAVLGVDIGGATTDVFSVFQGVFNRTVSANLGMSYSISNVLAEAGEKNIMRWLPMAMSAAEVRNRIRNKMIRPTTIPSTLEDLKLEQAIAREALRLALVHHKSMAVGLKGVQQERTISDAFAQSRTGETLVSMMDLNLVVGSGGALSHAPRRVQSAMMTMDAFQPEGVTRLTVDSIFMMPHLGVLTEVHPEAAYEVFEKDCLIHLGTCIAPVGEGKDGAKCVQVRVTKADGGVSEAKVDFGDIAVLPLGVGESASAVINPERGFDVGAGAGKALEAKVEGGLVGVIVDCRGRPLVLSEDDKTRMEALRKWAAQLSAYPA, encoded by the coding sequence ATGGCAGACGTGATCGAAAAGGATAGGATAACGCGGATACTGGCGACCGATTGCGGTTCGACTACCACCAAGGCCATCCTGATTGAGAAGCGCGGCACCGAATTTCGTCTCAGCACGCGGGGCGAGGCGCCGACCACGGTCGAGGCGCCGTTCGAGGACGTCACCCGCGGCGTGCTGAACTCAGTAATGGAAGTCGAAGAGCTTTCCGGCGTGAAGCTGCTCGACGGCGAGACTATCATCAAGCCGAAGGCCGGGGACAAGGAAGGTTCGGACGTCTACATTTCCACCTCGTCGGCCGGCGGCGGCCTGCAGATGATGGTCGCGGGCGTTGTGCTCACGATGAGCGGTGAAAGCGCGGCGCGCGCGGCACTCGGAGCGGGCGCCATCGTGATGGACGTCATAGCCTCGAACGACGGCCGTCTCCCCCACGAGAAGATAGAGCGCATCCGTACACTGCGACCGGACATGATCCTCCTGTCCGGCGGCATCGACGGCGGAACCGTCTCGCACGTCATCGAACTGGCCGAGCTTATCGCCGCCGCCGACCCCAAACCCCGGTTCGGAATCGGCTACAACCTGCCGGTCATTTTTGCCGGCAACCAGGACGCGCGCGAACTGGTTCTCAAGACGCTGCGCGAGAAGAGCGCTATTGAAGTCGTAGAGAACATCCGGCCGGTGCTGGAGCGCGAGAACCTGCGGCCGGCCCGCAACAAGATCCACGACCTGTTCATGGAACACGTGATGGCCCATGCCCCGGGCTACAAGAAGCTGATGGAATGGACTGATGTGCCAATCATGCCAACGCCGGGCGCAGTCGGGCTCCTGATTGAGAACATCGGCAAGTCGCAGGGCATCGCGGTGCTGGGTGTGGACATCGGCGGCGCCACGACCGACGTGTTCAGCGTGTTCCAGGGCGTGTTCAACCGCACGGTTTCGGCCAACCTCGGCATGTCGTACTCGATCTCCAACGTGCTCGCCGAGGCCGGAGAGAAGAACATCATGCGCTGGCTGCCCATGGCGATGTCAGCGGCCGAGGTCCGGAACCGCATTCGCAACAAAATGATCCGCCCGACCACGATCCCCTCGACTCTTGAAGACCTCAAGCTTGAACAGGCGATAGCCCGCGAGGCCTTGCGGCTGGCATTGGTCCACCACAAGTCGATGGCGGTGGGGCTCAAGGGTGTGCAGCAGGAACGGACGATTTCCGACGCCTTTGCTCAGTCGCGAACCGGTGAGACCCTGGTGAGCATGATGGACTTAAACCTCGTCGTCGGTTCCGGCGGCGCGCTCTCCCACGCCCCGCGCCGGGTCCAATCGGCTATGATGACGATGGATGCCTTCCAACCAGAAGGTGTGACGCGTCTGACCGTGGACTCGATCTTCATGATGCCTCACCTCGGGGTTCTGACCGAGGTCCATCCTGAAGCCGCCTACGAAGTCTTCGAGAAGGACTGCCTGATTCACCTCGGGACCTGCATTGCCCCGGTCGGCGAGGGCAAAGATGGTGCCAAGTGCGTGCAGGTTAGAGTCACCAAGGCTGACGGCGGAGTTTCAGAAGCGAAGGTTGACTTTGGCGACATCGCGGTCCTGCCGCTAGGTGTCGGCGAGTCCGCCAGCGCGGTCATCAACCCCGAACGCGGATTCGACGTCGGGGCGGGTGCCGGAAAGGCACTTGAGGCCAAGGTCGAGGGTGGGCTGGTCGGTGTCATCGTTGACTGCCGCGGGCGGCCGCTGGTTCTCTCCGAGGACGACAAGACGCGGATGGAGGCACTGCGCAAGTGGGCGGCGCAGCTCAGCGCGTACCCGGCCTAG
- a CDS encoding NUDIX hydrolase, giving the protein MNHGPKLAVDCIILVEGKVLLIHRRNPPRGWALPGGFVEYGETVEDAVRREMKEETGLDLQDLTQFRVYSDPRRDSRGHVVSVVFTARGMGKPEAGDDADRHRLVDLNAVSETELVFDHAAILGDFRETQAAGGSSRSIFQAAALLPHS; this is encoded by the coding sequence ATGAACCACGGACCGAAGCTGGCCGTTGACTGCATCATCCTGGTTGAGGGCAAGGTGCTGCTCATACACCGCCGCAATCCGCCACGCGGATGGGCGCTGCCTGGCGGATTCGTCGAATACGGAGAGACCGTCGAAGATGCGGTGCGACGGGAGATGAAAGAGGAGACAGGGCTCGATCTACAGGACCTTACTCAGTTCCGAGTCTACTCAGACCCTAGACGCGACTCGCGTGGGCATGTGGTATCCGTCGTATTCACGGCCCGAGGAATGGGGAAGCCTGAGGCCGGAGACGATGCCGACCGCCACCGACTGGTTGACCTGAACGCAGTATCCGAGACCGAACTGGTCTTCGACCACGCGGCAATACTCGGGGATTTCAGGGAAACGCAAGCTGCGGGAGGTAGCTCCCGCAGCATCTTCCAGGCGGCAGCACTGCTGCCGCACTCCTGA
- the rfbD gene encoding dTDP-4-dehydrorhamnose reductase has product MRCLVTGAEGMLGTELVEFLRHQSEEVVGWDLPKHDVTDVEKTINGMHQVGPDVVFHLAARTDVDGCEDDVAGSTAINFQGAWAVALGAEELRCKLVYVSTDYVFDGRTDRPYREGDKPNPLSVYGRTKLMGENAVIKTCHKHLVVRTSWLYGRHGRNFVDTIRQKCSQVPRIEVVSDQVGSPTYARDLCRPLWEVAKSKHFGIYHLTNSGHCSWFDLAVEIVRLTDAKCEVAPINTATAARKAPRPAYSVLENREFKHRFGKELRPWHRALMSYIKGEDEVQGTLDEPRTEAGR; this is encoded by the coding sequence GTGCGCTGCCTAGTGACCGGAGCAGAGGGCATGCTCGGGACCGAGTTGGTCGAGTTCCTGCGGCATCAGAGCGAAGAAGTCGTCGGCTGGGATCTGCCGAAGCACGACGTGACCGATGTAGAGAAGACCATCAACGGCATGCATCAGGTGGGGCCGGATGTCGTGTTCCATCTTGCCGCCCGGACTGATGTGGACGGTTGCGAGGACGACGTAGCCGGGTCGACCGCCATCAACTTCCAGGGCGCATGGGCAGTGGCTCTGGGAGCCGAAGAACTGCGGTGCAAGCTGGTGTACGTCTCGACCGACTACGTCTTCGACGGCCGGACCGATCGTCCCTATCGCGAAGGAGACAAGCCGAATCCGCTTTCGGTCTATGGGCGGACCAAGCTGATGGGGGAGAATGCAGTAATCAAGACCTGCCACAAGCACCTGGTCGTCAGGACCAGCTGGCTGTACGGCAGGCACGGCCGCAACTTCGTTGATACTATCCGTCAGAAGTGTTCACAAGTCCCGCGAATAGAAGTCGTTAGCGACCAGGTCGGGTCGCCGACCTACGCACGCGACCTTTGCCGGCCGCTCTGGGAGGTGGCCAAGTCCAAGCACTTCGGCATCTATCACTTGACCAATTCAGGTCACTGCTCGTGGTTCGATCTTGCGGTCGAGATAGTGAGGCTGACGGACGCGAAGTGCGAGGTCGCGCCGATCAATACCGCTACCGCCGCACGCAAGGCCCCGCGCCCCGCCTACTCGGTGCTTGAGAATAGAGAATTCAAGCACCGGTTCGGCAAAGAACTGAGACCGTGGCATCGGGCCTTGATGAGCTACATCAAGGGAGAGGACGAAGTTCAAGGGACGCTTGATGAACCACGGACCGAAGCTGGCCGTTGA
- the gcvH gene encoding glycine cleavage system protein GcvH, whose product MANFPSDLKYAKTHEWLKIDGDIATLGITDFAQGELSDIVYVEITAVGKTIKRGEPIGTIEAVKAVSDLYSPISGQVLEANEGLKDAPANVNKDPYGAGWMARIKMSDPAELSGLLDSAAYAELARKSAHH is encoded by the coding sequence TTGGCCAACTTCCCTTCCGACCTGAAGTACGCGAAGACCCACGAGTGGCTGAAGATTGACGGCGACATCGCGACCCTCGGCATTACCGACTTCGCCCAGGGCGAACTGTCGGACATCGTCTACGTCGAGATCACGGCAGTCGGCAAGACCATCAAGCGCGGCGAGCCGATCGGCACCATCGAGGCGGTTAAGGCCGTCTCCGACCTCTACTCGCCGATTTCGGGCCAGGTGCTCGAGGCCAACGAGGGACTCAAGGATGCTCCGGCCAACGTGAACAAGGACCCGTACGGCGCCGGCTGGATGGCCAGGATCAAGATGTCGGACCCGGCCGAACTCAGCGGTCTCCTCGACTCAGCGGCGTATGCCGAGCTGGCCCGGAAGTCCGCGCACCACTAG